One genomic window of Gemmatimonadota bacterium includes the following:
- the prfB gene encoding peptide chain release factor 2 (programmed frameshift): protein MADLSERAAGLKQRVVELRDSFDVPRKTARLTDLEGRQGDPAFWADSERARELVQEIKTLKAWITPHSDLSARVDDASGMLELLELEPDASMEADIATELDKITAGLDKLEMQTMLQGADDQRDALLTIHPGAGGTESQDWAQMLMRMYVRWAERRGFAVTILDLMEGDEAGIKSATIEIKGQYAYGFLKAEKGVHRLVRISPYDSQARRHTSFASVFVYPDIDDTIVIDIRDEDIKMDVYRASGAGGQHINKTSSAVRLTHMPTGTVVACQQERSQHKNKDTAMKMLRAALYALKLEEQEAAKAVLEATKSDNSWGNQIRSYVFQPYTMVNDHRTELKLTDVHAVMDGDLDELIEAYLKRNGGTAA from the exons ATGGCCGATCTTTCCGAACGCGCAGCGGGCTTGAAGCAGCGAGTCGTCGAACTCCGAGAC TCCTTTGACGTCCCACGGAAGACGGCGCGGCTGACGGACCTGGAAGGACGGCAAGGCGATCCCGCGTTCTGGGCGGATTCGGAGCGTGCCCGGGAGCTGGTGCAGGAGATCAAGACGCTGAAGGCGTGGATCACGCCGCACAGCGACCTCTCGGCGCGCGTTGATGACGCGAGCGGCATGCTGGAGCTGCTCGAGCTCGAGCCCGATGCGTCGATGGAAGCCGACATCGCCACGGAGCTCGACAAGATCACCGCGGGGCTCGACAAGCTCGAGATGCAGACGATGCTGCAAGGCGCCGACGACCAGCGCGACGCGCTGCTCACGATCCATCCGGGCGCCGGCGGCACCGAGTCGCAGGACTGGGCCCAGATGCTCATGCGGATGTATGTCCGCTGGGCGGAACGGCGCGGCTTTGCCGTGACGATCCTCGACCTGATGGAAGGCGACGAGGCCGGCATCAAGTCGGCCACGATCGAGATCAAGGGGCAATACGCCTACGGCTTTCTCAAGGCGGAGAAGGGCGTGCACCGGCTGGTGCGCATCTCGCCCTACGACTCGCAGGCGCGGCGGCACACCTCGTTCGCGTCGGTGTTCGTCTATCCCGACATCGATGACACCATCGTCATCGACATCCGCGACGAAGACATCAAGATGGACGTCTATCGCGCGTCGGGCGCCGGCGGCCAGCACATCAACAAGACCTCCTCGGCGGTCCGGCTCACGCACATGCCGACCGGCACCGTGGTGGCCTGCCAGCAGGAGCGCTCGCAGCACAAGAACAAGGACACGGCGATGAAGATGCTGCGCGCCGCGCTCTATGCCCTGAAGCTCGAGGAGCAGGAGGCCGCCAAGGCGGTGCTCGAGGCCACCAAGAGCGACAACTCGTGGGGCAACCAGATCCGTTCGTATGTCTTCCAGCCGTATACGATGGTCAACGACCACCGCACCGAGCTGAAACTGACCGACGTGCACGCCGTGATGGACGGCGATCTCGACGAACTGATCGAGGCGTATCTGAAGCGGAACGGGGGGACGGCTGCATGA
- a CDS encoding diguanylate cyclase — protein MPLPRRTILHCGSPEQPLPELYRRWAEGTGMVVEFTDDPAEIEARILRGRGALLFVGDDEGHPEREAMLRRLKGDAYTAIVPVTILAGAHDANRVARWYEAGADEVLTPLFAPAEQRARLGALMARTERNVGVHPSTRLPGTIEIEREFRRRIDAAAGFAVCYADLDHFKEFNDRYSYYDGDRVIFVLSRILHDVVRGVVGPEGFVGHIGGDDFIFVVPAASHAEICAEILNVFDTLVPLQYSEQDRRAGYFFGKDRRGQLHRVPLMTLSIGVVTNAHRTFTHPAQISELATEMKSYAKTLPGSVYVVDRRRSDHEIRSGPGGRDARGS, from the coding sequence GTGCCGCTGCCGCGTCGCACCATCCTTCACTGTGGCTCGCCTGAGCAGCCGCTGCCGGAGTTGTACCGGCGGTGGGCCGAGGGCACCGGGATGGTCGTCGAGTTCACGGACGATCCCGCCGAGATCGAGGCGCGGATTCTCCGGGGGCGCGGTGCGCTCCTCTTCGTGGGGGACGACGAGGGGCACCCCGAACGGGAGGCGATGCTCCGTCGGCTGAAGGGTGATGCCTACACGGCGATCGTCCCGGTGACGATCCTTGCAGGGGCGCACGACGCCAATCGGGTGGCGCGTTGGTACGAGGCCGGCGCCGATGAGGTGTTGACGCCCCTGTTCGCCCCGGCCGAACAGCGGGCCCGGCTTGGGGCCTTGATGGCGCGGACGGAGCGCAACGTCGGCGTCCATCCGTCGACGCGGTTGCCGGGCACCATCGAGATCGAGCGCGAGTTCCGGCGTCGGATCGACGCGGCCGCCGGCTTCGCCGTCTGCTACGCCGACCTCGACCACTTCAAGGAGTTCAACGACCGCTACAGCTACTACGATGGCGATCGGGTGATCTTCGTGCTCTCGCGCATCCTCCACGACGTCGTCCGCGGCGTGGTCGGTCCGGAGGGCTTCGTCGGCCACATCGGTGGCGACGACTTCATCTTCGTGGTTCCCGCGGCGTCGCACGCCGAGATCTGCGCCGAGATTCTCAACGTCTTCGACACCCTGGTGCCGTTGCAGTACAGCGAGCAGGATCGGCGGGCGGGCTACTTCTTCGGCAAGGACCGTCGCGGGCAGTTGCATCGCGTGCCGCTGATGACCCTGTCGATCGGCGTGGTGACCAATGCGCACCGGACCTTTACCCATCCGGCGCAGATCAGCGAGTTGGCCACCGAAATGAAGAGCTATGCCAAGACGCTTCCCGGCTCGGTCTACGTGGTGGACCGGCGCCGCAGTGATCATGAGATTCGTAGTGGGCCGGGTGGGCGCGATGCCCGCGGCTCCTGA
- the cax gene encoding calcium/proton exchanger, producing MPPLDDLRAAAAARAAALEADFTGTEHLLLAWLDTATGPLADAVTTAGLTPDTLAALMAQGKGRRRGGVPAGEPGGLSSQAQRVIDLATEQAVAAGRTDATPDDLFLAMIHEPRGIVARALTEYQLKPSKLRALVRAEAPKPRRDPAEAEARAAEKAARRAARENEPKPERPARSEAPAPKAERPARPEPKRGRDPEIDDIPEPRAPVRPKLVPPPKPVAVVVEPAKRRFGITTPLFLAVPVAIWLYSTGADPLWIFITACLGVLPLAGLMGTATEHLAEKTGPALGGLLNATFGNAAELIIALAALRAGYVDLVKASITGSILGNLLLILGLSLIAGGTRKPMLAFNRTNAGMSSAMLALAVAGMVFPALFHATHPDAAVLVELHLSEAVAVILGVTYIFSLVFVLRTHRPLFGGASHGVDGPVWGIGRAVLVLGLATVGVAVMSEILVHAVEPVTKTLGVSEVFLGLIIIPVIGNAAEHATAIVVARKGNTDLAFQIALGSSTQVALLVAPILVFAGAMMGVVGMNLVFPAFEVMALSVSVILTAIITLDGESHWFEGVQLLALYAMLGAAAWFI from the coding sequence GTGCCCCCACTTGATGATCTTCGCGCCGCCGCTGCAGCCCGGGCCGCGGCGCTGGAAGCCGATTTCACCGGCACCGAACACCTCCTGCTCGCCTGGCTCGACACCGCCACCGGGCCACTCGCCGACGCCGTCACCACCGCCGGCCTGACCCCCGACACCCTCGCCGCGTTGATGGCCCAGGGGAAGGGACGTCGGCGCGGCGGCGTCCCAGCCGGCGAGCCCGGTGGGCTCTCGTCGCAGGCCCAACGCGTGATTGACCTGGCAACCGAGCAGGCTGTCGCCGCCGGCCGCACCGACGCGACCCCGGACGACCTCTTCCTCGCGATGATCCATGAGCCGCGGGGGATCGTCGCGCGGGCCCTCACCGAGTACCAGCTCAAGCCGTCAAAGCTGCGCGCACTGGTCCGAGCCGAGGCCCCCAAGCCACGGCGCGATCCGGCCGAGGCCGAGGCCCGAGCCGCCGAGAAGGCCGCTCGCCGTGCGGCGCGTGAGAATGAGCCCAAGCCAGAACGTCCCGCGCGGAGCGAGGCCCCAGCCCCCAAGGCCGAGCGCCCGGCGCGCCCCGAACCGAAGCGCGGTCGCGATCCCGAGATCGACGACATCCCCGAGCCGCGGGCACCGGTTCGGCCCAAGCTGGTGCCGCCGCCCAAGCCGGTCGCGGTCGTGGTCGAACCGGCCAAGCGCCGCTTCGGCATCACGACGCCGCTCTTCCTCGCGGTCCCGGTCGCCATCTGGCTCTACAGCACCGGCGCCGATCCGCTCTGGATCTTCATCACGGCCTGTCTCGGCGTGCTGCCGCTCGCCGGGCTCATGGGCACCGCGACGGAACACCTCGCCGAAAAGACCGGCCCCGCCCTGGGTGGCCTGCTCAACGCGACCTTCGGCAACGCCGCCGAGTTGATCATCGCGCTCGCGGCGCTGCGCGCGGGTTACGTCGACCTCGTCAAGGCGTCGATCACCGGCTCGATCCTCGGCAACCTGCTGCTGATCCTCGGCCTGTCGCTGATCGCCGGCGGCACCCGCAAGCCGATGCTCGCCTTCAATCGCACCAACGCGGGGATGAGCTCGGCGATGCTCGCGCTCGCCGTGGCGGGCATGGTCTTCCCGGCGCTCTTCCACGCGACGCACCCCGATGCTGCCGTGCTGGTCGAGCTGCACCTCTCCGAGGCGGTCGCGGTCATTCTGGGTGTGACCTATATCTTCTCCCTCGTCTTTGTGCTGAGGACGCATCGTCCACTCTTCGGCGGCGCGAGCCACGGCGTGGACGGACCGGTGTGGGGGATCGGCCGCGCCGTGCTGGTGCTCGGCCTGGCCACCGTCGGCGTCGCGGTGATGTCGGAGATTCTGGTGCATGCCGTCGAGCCGGTGACGAAGACCCTCGGCGTCTCCGAGGTGTTCCTCGGGTTGATCATCATCCCGGTGATCGGCAACGCCGCAGAACACGCGACGGCGATCGTGGTTGCCCGGAAGGGGAATACCGACCTGGCGTTCCAGATTGCCCTCGGCTCCTCCACTCAGGTGGCGCTGCTGGTCGCACCGATACTGGTCTTTGCAGGCGCGATGATGGGCGTGGTCGGCATGAACCTGGTCTTCCCGGCCTTCGAGGTGATGGCGCTCAGCGTCTCGGTGATCCTGACCGCGATCATCACGCTGGATGGCGAGTCCCACTGGTTCGAAGGGGTGCAGCTGCTGGCCCTGTACGCCATGCTCGGTGCGGCCGCCTGGTTCATTTGA
- a CDS encoding Trm112 family protein, which translates to MPLAQELLDLLVCPKCKGDLVHRTEPEESLACLACRLVFAVEDDIPIMLLDEATPLD; encoded by the coding sequence ATGCCCCTGGCTCAGGAACTCCTCGACCTGCTCGTCTGTCCGAAGTGCAAGGGCGACCTTGTGCATCGCACCGAGCCGGAGGAATCGCTGGCCTGCCTTGCCTGTCGTCTGGTATTCGCGGTCGAGGATGACATCCCGATCATGTTGCTCGACGAAGCCACCCCTCTCGACTGA
- the era gene encoding GTPase Era, with protein sequence MPKTGRIALAGRPNVGKSSLMNAILGTPLAMVSPKAQATRIPVTGLHTEGDVQMIFEDLPGLLDPAYLMQSAMRHMALELLPKVDVILHLHPADEGDHPDFASLVPDAPAFTAPILKVLTKGDLVSGPRRTELMKTVVVTEIGRPASIKALLAAITPLLPEAPFSYDPEDIGTQPVRFFVGEYLREAAFQELGDEVPYSFAAEVDEFRETPAPVYIRATLYVERESQKGIVIGKQGATLKKIGAHARQRLETLLGEKVYLETWVKVLPKWRRSPTALTRFGFPIPDPEIR encoded by the coding sequence ATGCCAAAGACCGGACGCATCGCCCTGGCCGGCCGACCCAATGTCGGCAAGTCCTCCCTCATGAACGCCATCCTCGGCACCCCCCTCGCCATGGTCTCCCCCAAGGCCCAGGCCACGCGGATCCCCGTCACCGGGCTCCACACCGAGGGTGACGTCCAGATGATCTTCGAGGACCTCCCCGGGCTGCTCGATCCCGCCTACCTGATGCAGTCCGCGATGCGCCACATGGCCCTCGAGCTGCTCCCCAAGGTCGACGTGATCCTGCACTTGCATCCCGCCGACGAGGGTGACCATCCCGATTTCGCCTCCCTCGTCCCCGATGCCCCGGCCTTCACGGCGCCGATACTCAAGGTGCTGACCAAGGGCGACCTGGTGAGCGGCCCCCGCCGGACCGAGCTCATGAAGACCGTCGTCGTGACCGAGATTGGCCGGCCGGCCTCGATCAAGGCGCTGTTGGCGGCCATCACGCCGCTGCTGCCCGAGGCGCCCTTCAGTTACGACCCGGAGGACATCGGTACCCAGCCGGTCCGCTTCTTCGTCGGGGAATACCTCCGCGAGGCGGCGTTCCAGGAGCTGGGCGACGAGGTGCCCTATTCGTTCGCGGCCGAGGTGGACGAGTTCCGCGAAACCCCGGCGCCAGTGTACATTCGGGCGACGCTGTACGTGGAGCGGGAGTCCCAGAAGGGCATCGTGATCGGCAAGCAGGGCGCCACCCTCAAGAAGATTGGGGCCCACGCCCGGCAGCGCCTCGAGACCCTGTTGGGGGAGAAGGTGTACTTGGAGACCTGGGTCAAGGTCCTGCCCAAGTGGCGCCGCTCGCCGACCGCACTGACCCGCTTTGGCTTTCCCATCCCGGACCCCGAGATTCGTTGA
- a CDS encoding STAS domain-containing protein gives MYRFRPQLVDLRRELLPGQIGRDIAAGIIVGIVALPLAIAFGIASGVTPQQGLVTAIIAGALIAGFGGSRVQIGGPTGAFVVLVAITIERFGLDGLLVATLLAGGMLIVAGLLGAGALIRYIPLPVTTGFTSGIALIIALGQLADALGLGVEKVPAAFLPKVQVLAGAIGTIDPTALAVTGATLAILLLWPRTGIRVPGPFVALVVTTAAVSLLHLDVATIGSRFGDLPRGLPMPSVPHVSLERLGELFAPAATIALLAAIESLLAAVVADSMTGFRHRANTELVAQGIANLAVPFFGGIPATGAIARTATNIRSGGRTPIAGLVHAATLLIILLVAGPLARLIPMATLAGILLVVAWHMGEWHSFFRLARGPRNDAAVLLTTFGFTVMADLTVGIGMGMALAALLFVQKMTTATHVITGDEEDDSEALIRRAWLPAGVRLLEVRGPLFFGGAETLRRALNVLPDPSKLLLIDLAAAPGLDVTTARILKDFEAQSRSHGTRVMFLTKDGATATALQREGLERALSVERAVGRWKGEVTGDE, from the coding sequence ATGTATCGCTTCCGACCACAACTCGTCGACCTCCGCCGGGAGCTCCTCCCCGGTCAAATCGGTCGAGATATCGCCGCCGGCATCATCGTCGGGATCGTCGCCCTCCCCCTCGCCATCGCCTTCGGCATCGCTTCGGGCGTCACCCCCCAACAAGGCCTCGTCACCGCCATCATCGCCGGTGCCCTGATCGCCGGCTTCGGGGGCTCCCGGGTCCAGATTGGCGGCCCGACCGGCGCCTTCGTCGTCCTCGTCGCCATCACCATCGAGCGATTCGGCCTCGACGGCCTCCTGGTCGCCACCCTCCTGGCCGGTGGCATGCTGATCGTGGCCGGCCTGCTCGGCGCCGGCGCCCTGATCCGCTACATCCCCCTCCCGGTCACCACCGGCTTCACCAGCGGAATCGCCCTGATCATCGCCCTCGGCCAGCTCGCCGACGCCCTGGGCCTCGGCGTGGAGAAGGTCCCGGCGGCCTTTCTCCCGAAAGTCCAGGTCCTGGCAGGGGCAATCGGGACGATCGACCCGACCGCGCTGGCCGTCACCGGGGCCACCCTGGCGATCCTCCTGCTCTGGCCCCGGACCGGCATCAGAGTCCCGGGGCCGTTCGTCGCCCTGGTGGTGACCACCGCCGCCGTCTCGCTGCTGCACCTCGACGTGGCGACCATCGGCTCCCGCTTCGGCGACCTGCCGCGCGGCCTGCCGATGCCGAGCGTGCCGCACGTCTCCCTGGAGCGCCTGGGCGAGCTGTTCGCGCCGGCGGCGACCATCGCCCTCCTCGCGGCGATCGAATCGCTCCTGGCGGCCGTGGTGGCCGATTCCATGACCGGCTTCCGCCACCGCGCCAACACCGAACTGGTGGCGCAAGGGATCGCCAACCTCGCCGTGCCGTTCTTCGGCGGCATTCCGGCAACGGGCGCCATCGCACGCACCGCGACCAACATCCGGAGTGGCGGGCGCACGCCGATCGCCGGCCTGGTGCACGCGGCCACGCTGCTGATCATTCTGCTGGTGGCCGGACCACTCGCGCGCCTCATCCCGATGGCCACGCTCGCCGGCATCCTGCTGGTGGTGGCGTGGCACATGGGCGAATGGCACTCGTTCTTCCGCCTGGCGCGCGGGCCGCGCAACGACGCCGCCGTGCTGCTCACGACCTTCGGCTTCACGGTGATGGCCGACCTCACCGTCGGCATCGGCATGGGGATGGCGCTCGCGGCCCTGCTCTTCGTGCAGAAGATGACCACCGCCACGCACGTCATTACCGGCGACGAGGAAGACGACAGCGAGGCATTGATTCGCCGCGCCTGGCTGCCGGCAGGCGTCCGGTTGCTCGAGGTGCGCGGGCCGCTCTTCTTCGGCGGCGCCGAGACGCTGCGACGCGCGCTGAACGTCCTCCCCGACCCCTCGAAGCTGCTGCTGATCGACCTCGCCGCGGCACCCGGTCTCGACGTGACCACCGCCCGCATCCTCAAGGACTTCGAGGCACAGAGCCGGAGTCACGGGACGCGCGTGATGTTCCTCACCAAGGACGGTGCGACGGCGACGGCGCTGCAGCGGGAAGGATTGGAGCGGGCGTTGAGCGTGGAGCGGGCGGTCGGACGCTGGAAGGGAGAGGTGACCGGTGACGAGTAA
- the apaG gene encoding Co2+/Mg2+ efflux protein ApaG gives MPRRLYYAITDGIRVSVDPRFVAEQSRPSMGHYVFAYRVRLENVGERSAQLVARRWLIHDDIGHDSEVAGEGVVGEQPMLLPGSVYTYQSSAVLRASSGWMEGEYHLVRPDGESFDATIPRFYLTADEVATN, from the coding sequence ATGCCACGGCGACTGTACTACGCCATCACCGACGGGATCCGCGTCTCGGTCGATCCGCGCTTCGTGGCGGAGCAGTCGCGCCCGTCGATGGGCCACTACGTCTTTGCCTATCGCGTGCGCCTCGAGAACGTCGGCGAGCGCTCGGCGCAGTTGGTGGCACGCCGCTGGCTGATTCATGACGACATCGGACACGACAGCGAAGTGGCCGGGGAAGGGGTCGTCGGCGAACAGCCGATGCTCCTCCCCGGCAGCGTGTACACCTACCAATCCTCGGCGGTGCTGCGCGCGTCGAGCGGCTGGATGGAAGGGGAGTACCACCTGGTGCGCCCCGACGGCGAGTCCTTCGATGCGACGATTCCGAGGTTTTATCTGACGGCGGATGAGGTGGCGACTAACTGA
- a CDS encoding homogentisate 1,2-dioxygenase, whose product MPIYHLMGEVPRKRHIVFRRPDGGLYAEELMGHEGFVGTASLLYHIHPPTTVLSARRLRPIVWEADDETSLRHRHWRTAQAPKGGSLVLDRVPMLFNSDIAMLWSEPDAAVEPFYRNSQADEVVYVVEGEGVLASAFGILPFKPGDYVVIHRNITHQWRFDRSKGAPKLLVMESAGHVRFPTRYRNNVGQLLEGAPYSERDIRRPTHLEPVDERGEFPIVVKQYKALNELLLDHHPFDVVGWDGHFYPWAFNIHDFEPIVGRIHQPPPVHQTFQGDGFVICSFCPRPYDFDPNAIPAPYNHSNVDSDEVLFYASSEFMSRKGIEYGSVTHHPDGLPHGPHPGRAEASIGATHTNELAVMMDSFRALKIAKASQPFEDLNYHRSWVEQQHGAFNPPTS is encoded by the coding sequence ATGCCGATCTATCACCTGATGGGCGAGGTGCCCCGCAAGCGGCACATCGTCTTCCGGCGTCCCGATGGCGGGCTCTACGCCGAGGAGTTGATGGGGCACGAGGGCTTCGTCGGTACCGCCTCGCTGCTGTACCACATCCACCCGCCGACGACGGTGCTCTCGGCGCGTCGGTTGCGGCCGATCGTCTGGGAGGCGGACGACGAGACCTCGTTGCGCCACCGGCACTGGCGCACGGCGCAGGCGCCGAAGGGTGGCTCGCTGGTGCTCGACCGCGTGCCAATGCTGTTCAACAGCGACATCGCCATGCTCTGGTCCGAGCCCGACGCCGCGGTCGAGCCGTTCTATCGGAACTCGCAGGCCGATGAAGTCGTCTACGTCGTCGAAGGGGAAGGGGTGCTGGCGTCGGCGTTCGGGATCCTGCCGTTCAAGCCGGGCGACTACGTCGTCATCCATCGCAACATCACCCATCAGTGGCGCTTCGACCGCAGCAAGGGCGCGCCGAAGTTGCTGGTCATGGAAAGCGCCGGGCACGTGCGCTTTCCGACCCGCTATCGCAACAACGTCGGCCAGTTGCTCGAAGGCGCGCCGTATTCCGAGCGCGACATCCGCCGGCCGACGCACCTCGAACCGGTGGACGAGCGCGGCGAGTTCCCGATCGTGGTGAAGCAGTACAAGGCGCTCAACGAACTGCTGCTCGACCACCACCCGTTCGACGTCGTCGGCTGGGACGGCCACTTCTATCCCTGGGCGTTCAACATCCACGACTTCGAGCCGATCGTCGGGCGCATTCACCAGCCGCCGCCGGTCCACCAGACCTTCCAGGGCGACGGCTTCGTGATCTGCTCGTTCTGCCCGCGGCCGTACGACTTCGACCCGAACGCGATTCCGGCGCCGTACAATCACAGCAATGTCGATTCCGACGAAGTGCTGTTCTACGCGTCGAGCGAGTTCATGAGCCGGAAGGGGATCGAGTACGGCAGCGTCACGCACCATCCCGACGGGCTGCCGCACGGGCCGCATCCGGGTCGTGCCGAGGCGAGCATCGGGGCCACGCACACCAACGAGCTGGCGGTGATGATGGACTCGTTCCGGGCGCTCAAGATCGCCAAGGCGTCGCAGCCGTTCGAGGACCTGAACTACCACCGTTCGTGGGTCGAGCAGCAGCACGGCGCCTTCAACCCGCCGACGAGCTGA
- the hppD gene encoding 4-hydroxyphenylpyruvate dioxygenase gives MTATITQPDLSTAHDAFPIHGTDYIEYWVGNAKQSMLYYCYAFGYELIGYRGPETGVRDRASYLLMQDKIRLVLTTPMGPEGEIAEHIHRHGDGVRDMAFWVEDARAAYAVAMERGAVSAGEPRVERDAHGEVIIAAIRTYGDTIHSIVERRNYTGLFLPGFVPMKSNYASKSTGLKYVDHCVGNVELGKMNSWVGFYERVLGFTNILTFDDKQITTEYSALMSKVMSNGNGRIKFPINEPASGKKKSQIEEYLDFYRGPGVQHVAIATDDIITTVRDLRSRGIEFLRVPAEYYETVLDRVGKIDEDIAPLAELGILVDRDDEGYLLQIFTKPVQDRPTLFYEIIQRKGAKSFGAGNFKALFEAIEREQDARGNL, from the coding sequence ATGACCGCCACCATCACGCAGCCTGACCTCTCGACCGCGCACGACGCCTTCCCGATCCACGGGACCGACTACATCGAGTACTGGGTCGGCAACGCCAAGCAGTCGATGCTCTACTACTGCTACGCCTTCGGCTACGAACTGATCGGCTATCGCGGCCCCGAAACCGGTGTCCGTGATCGCGCCTCGTATCTGCTGATGCAGGACAAGATCCGCCTGGTGCTCACCACGCCGATGGGGCCCGAGGGCGAGATCGCCGAGCACATTCACCGCCACGGCGACGGTGTCCGTGACATGGCGTTCTGGGTGGAGGATGCCCGCGCCGCCTACGCCGTCGCGATGGAGCGCGGTGCGGTCTCCGCCGGCGAGCCGCGCGTCGAACGGGACGCGCATGGCGAGGTGATCATCGCCGCCATCCGCACCTACGGCGACACGATCCACTCGATCGTCGAGCGGCGCAACTACACCGGGCTCTTCCTGCCCGGGTTCGTCCCGATGAAGTCGAACTACGCGTCGAAATCGACCGGCCTCAAGTATGTCGACCACTGCGTCGGCAACGTCGAGCTCGGCAAGATGAACAGCTGGGTCGGGTTCTACGAGCGCGTCCTCGGCTTCACCAACATCCTCACCTTCGACGACAAGCAGATCACCACCGAGTATTCGGCGCTGATGTCGAAGGTGATGAGCAATGGCAACGGACGGATCAAGTTCCCGATCAACGAACCGGCCAGCGGCAAGAAGAAGTCCCAGATCGAGGAGTACCTCGACTTCTATCGCGGCCCGGGCGTGCAGCACGTCGCCATCGCCACCGACGACATCATCACCACGGTGCGCGATCTCCGCTCGCGCGGCATCGAGTTCCTGCGGGTGCCGGCCGAGTACTACGAGACGGTGCTTGACCGCGTCGGGAAGATCGACGAGGACATCGCGCCACTGGCGGAGCTGGGCATCCTCGTGGATCGCGACGACGAAGGCTACCTCCTGCAGATCTTCACCAAGCCGGTGCAGGATCGCCCCACGCTGTTCTACGAGATCATCCAGCGGAAGGGCGCCAAGAGCTTCGGGGCCGGCAACTTCAAGGCACTCTTCGAGGCCATCGAGCGCGAACAGGACGCGCGGGGGAACCTCTAG
- a CDS encoding phenylalanine 4-monooxygenase has protein sequence MTTTAAVPGLTTTQAPFIEQAQAEGRLYIDQPYELYSEANHDVWRRLYARMGERWQQYANHRFLEGLETLCLDPERVPRLEDVNKFMAPLTGFRAKAVSGYVPAYMFFDCLRQRAFPTTITIRDGAVLDYLPEPDIFHDIAGHVPMHTDKAFADTLVMFGECAKAAAERVAAIEDEHEQLQVLTSVIKAMARFFWFTVEFGLMRGTTPGELKVYGSGLLSSYGEIAHAIESPTVQRFPLQLEWVVNQYFEIDHYQPLLFVVDSFEHLYAEIERLIEWVREGKLDHVSPGEPAISEADLRSFLVAARSA, from the coding sequence TTGACCACCACTGCGGCAGTCCCCGGCCTCACCACGACCCAAGCGCCATTTATCGAGCAGGCCCAGGCCGAAGGGCGGCTCTATATCGACCAGCCATATGAGCTCTACTCCGAGGCCAACCACGACGTCTGGCGTCGGCTCTATGCGCGCATGGGAGAGCGGTGGCAGCAGTATGCCAACCATCGCTTCCTCGAAGGGCTGGAGACGCTCTGCCTCGATCCTGAGCGGGTGCCGCGCCTCGAGGACGTGAACAAGTTCATGGCGCCGCTGACCGGCTTCCGGGCCAAGGCGGTGAGCGGTTACGTGCCGGCGTACATGTTCTTCGATTGCCTGCGTCAGCGCGCCTTCCCGACCACCATCACGATTCGCGATGGGGCCGTGCTCGACTACCTCCCCGAGCCCGACATCTTCCACGACATCGCCGGCCACGTGCCGATGCACACCGACAAGGCCTTTGCCGACACGCTGGTGATGTTCGGCGAATGTGCCAAGGCGGCGGCAGAGCGGGTGGCGGCTATCGAGGACGAGCACGAGCAGTTGCAGGTGCTGACCTCGGTGATCAAGGCGATGGCGCGCTTCTTCTGGTTCACGGTGGAGTTCGGCCTGATGCGTGGCACCACGCCAGGCGAGCTGAAGGTGTATGGCAGCGGCCTGCTGTCGTCCTATGGCGAGATCGCCCATGCGATCGAGTCCCCCACCGTGCAGCGCTTCCCGCTGCAACTCGAGTGGGTCGTCAACCAGTACTTCGAGATCGACCATTACCAGCCGTTGCTCTTCGTGGTCGATTCCTTCGAGCACCTGTACGCCGAGATCGAGCGGCTGATCGAGTGGGTGCGGGAGGGGAAGCTTGACCATGTCTCTCCGGGCGAGCCGGCCATCAGCGAGGCGGACCTCCGCTCCTTCCTTGTCGCCGCGCGGTCCGCGTGA